One window of Cryobacterium arcticum genomic DNA carries:
- a CDS encoding winged helix-turn-helix domain-containing protein, with product MSLAHIDTARSVQSFRPELTLAPAPAPAAPRIRAVPEGTQARGFVLYVGIDEAKAAAAGTSLHRIVEELKKLTQAIAPSAETHAAVALAPEGVGGRDVDVVRLALQDPAALAKHRNTAEDADRAPGGVVVDISRKRVILDNETAALTYKEFELLQYLVLREGRTIERAELISKLWDAESEEDAPNERTIDVHVRRLRSKLGRYEDIVRTVRGVGYRFDRHADVSIRQASTPSPDRF from the coding sequence ATGTCACTCGCACACATCGACACCGCCCGTTCCGTCCAGTCCTTCCGCCCCGAGCTCACCCTGGCCCCCGCGCCGGCTCCGGCCGCGCCGCGCATCCGCGCTGTGCCGGAGGGCACCCAGGCTCGCGGCTTCGTGCTCTACGTGGGCATCGACGAGGCCAAGGCGGCCGCGGCCGGTACAAGCCTGCACCGCATCGTCGAGGAGCTGAAGAAGCTCACCCAGGCCATCGCCCCCTCGGCCGAGACCCACGCCGCTGTCGCCCTGGCACCGGAGGGCGTCGGTGGCCGCGATGTGGACGTCGTGCGCCTGGCCCTGCAGGACCCGGCCGCCCTGGCTAAGCACCGCAACACTGCCGAGGATGCCGACCGCGCGCCCGGCGGCGTCGTCGTCGACATCTCCCGCAAGCGCGTGATCCTCGACAACGAGACCGCGGCGCTCACCTACAAGGAGTTCGAGCTGCTGCAGTACCTGGTGCTGCGCGAAGGCCGCACCATCGAGCGCGCCGAGTTGATCTCCAAGCTCTGGGACGCCGAGAGCGAAGAGGATGCCCCGAACGAGCGCACCATCGACGTGCACGTGCGCCGCCTGCGCTCCAAGCTCGGCCGCTACGAAGACATCGTGCGCACCGTGCGCGGCGTGGGCTACCGCTTCGACCGCCACGCGGATGTGTCGATCCGCCAGGCCAGCACGCCCAGCCCCGACCGCTTCTAG
- the proC gene encoding pyrroline-5-carboxylate reductase, whose protein sequence is MTSTAPVTLPAIAFLGAGSMARAVLAGLLKPTVTVTGGIRTTNRSAAKAAELAGTTGVTAWATETEPDANRLAVAGAGIVIVAVKPAMVPDLLAEIADSLEPGTLVVSVAAGVTIATFEKHLPATVAVIRSMPNTPAVVGMAVTGLSAGTRSTAEQMALATALFETVGEVLVVSEDKIDALSTISGSGPAYVFYLIEQLTLTAIDKGFTPAEAATMVNGTFLGASALLAVSDLTPTELRRQVTSPKGTTERAVQQLETGGLKELFDRATDAALARARELAAS, encoded by the coding sequence ATGACTTCGACCGCACCCGTCACCCTGCCCGCCATCGCCTTCCTGGGCGCCGGATCGATGGCCAGGGCGGTCTTAGCGGGCCTGCTCAAGCCCACGGTCACGGTGACCGGCGGCATCCGCACCACCAACCGGTCGGCCGCCAAGGCCGCCGAACTGGCCGGCACCACGGGTGTGACGGCCTGGGCCACCGAGACGGAGCCCGACGCCAACCGGCTCGCCGTGGCCGGCGCGGGCATCGTGATCGTGGCGGTCAAGCCCGCCATGGTGCCCGACCTGCTCGCCGAGATCGCCGACAGCCTTGAGCCGGGCACCCTTGTCGTGAGCGTCGCGGCTGGCGTGACCATCGCCACCTTCGAGAAGCACCTGCCCGCGACGGTGGCCGTGATCCGGTCGATGCCGAACACGCCAGCCGTGGTGGGCATGGCTGTTACCGGGCTGAGCGCCGGCACCCGGTCCACGGCCGAGCAGATGGCGCTGGCGACGGCGTTGTTCGAAACCGTGGGGGAGGTACTGGTGGTGTCCGAAGACAAGATCGACGCGCTGAGCACCATTTCCGGGTCCGGTCCGGCGTATGTCTTCTACCTCATCGAGCAGCTCACCCTGACGGCCATCGACAAGGGGTTCACGCCAGCCGAGGCAGCCACCATGGTCAACGGCACGTTCCTCGGCGCGAGCGCGCTGCTGGCCGTCTCCGACCTCACGCCCACCGAGCTGCGCCGCCAGGTGACGAGCCCCAAAGGCACCACCGAGCGGGCCGTGCAGCAGCTCGAGACCGGGGGGCTCAAGGAGCTGTTCGACCGGGCCACGGATGCCGCGCTGGCGCGGGCCCGGGAGCTCGCCGCGTCCTAA
- a CDS encoding glutamine amidotransferase-related protein: MSAGPVALVLRHADDIHLGNLEPVLIEHGYSVRYVDTLTDGVRQIDPAEADLLVVLGGEMGVYQTDQFPVLADEVGLLAGRLAARRPIFGVCLGAQLMASALGSPVYRGPSNEIGFRLVQPTEAGLDSPLRYVSGIPVMQWHSDTFDLPEGTTRLAGSDAYGNEAFAIEDWALAVQFHPELTAEMHETWLASSTVELDAEGLDADTLRRDRAEHSDAMQAASRALFSEWLAALPGGAQPGGAADPRRTP; this comes from the coding sequence ATGAGCGCGGGCCCCGTCGCCCTGGTCCTGCGGCACGCCGACGACATCCACCTGGGCAACCTGGAGCCGGTGCTGATCGAGCACGGCTACAGCGTGCGCTACGTCGACACCCTCACCGACGGCGTTCGGCAGATCGACCCGGCCGAGGCCGACCTTCTCGTGGTGCTCGGCGGCGAGATGGGCGTCTACCAGACCGACCAGTTCCCGGTGCTGGCCGACGAGGTGGGCCTGCTCGCCGGCCGACTGGCCGCCCGGCGCCCGATCTTCGGCGTGTGCCTGGGGGCCCAGCTGATGGCCAGCGCCCTCGGCTCCCCCGTCTACCGGGGTCCGAGCAACGAGATCGGTTTCCGCCTGGTGCAGCCCACCGAGGCCGGCCTCGACTCGCCCCTGCGGTATGTCAGCGGCATCCCGGTGATGCAGTGGCACAGCGACACCTTCGACCTGCCCGAGGGCACCACCCGGCTGGCCGGGTCGGATGCGTACGGCAACGAGGCCTTCGCTATTGAGGACTGGGCGCTGGCGGTGCAGTTCCACCCCGAGCTGACCGCCGAGATGCACGAGACCTGGCTGGCCTCCTCCACCGTGGAGCTCGACGCGGAGGGGCTGGACGCCGACACACTGCGGCGGGACCGCGCCGAGCACTCCGACGCGATGCAGGCGGCATCCCGGGCCCTGTTCAGTGAGTGGCTGGCGGCGTTGCCGGGCGGGGCGCAGCCGGGCGGCGCAGCGGATCCTCGAAGAACTCCCTGA
- a CDS encoding putative glycolipid-binding domain-containing protein — MHLKTLPRQASWRHSGVRQGFEVLFTDSGPRGHRLRGVSTAVEDASAWSVDYSIDLDPVWRTQEVRAAASTVDGERHTVLRRSADRGWEVDGIPRADLTGCVDVDFESSCVTNTLPLHRLEFVAGEPVRVPAAFVRANDLSIVRLEQEYTLTALSPRGLSFHYESRSFDVTCELTFDTAGLILAYPGIAVRDA; from the coding sequence ATGCACCTGAAGACTCTGCCCCGACAGGCGAGTTGGCGTCATTCCGGCGTCCGGCAGGGCTTCGAGGTGCTCTTCACCGACAGTGGTCCGCGGGGCCACCGGCTGCGGGGCGTCTCCACGGCCGTGGAGGACGCATCCGCCTGGTCGGTGGACTACTCGATCGATCTCGACCCCGTCTGGCGCACTCAGGAGGTGCGGGCCGCCGCCTCCACCGTGGACGGCGAGCGGCACACGGTGTTGCGGCGCTCCGCCGACCGGGGTTGGGAGGTCGACGGGATACCGCGAGCCGACCTCACCGGATGCGTGGACGTCGACTTCGAGTCCTCCTGCGTCACCAACACCCTCCCCCTGCACCGGCTCGAGTTCGTGGCCGGGGAACCCGTGCGAGTACCCGCGGCCTTCGTCCGGGCGAACGATCTCAGCATCGTCCGCTTGGAGCAGGAGTACACCCTCACGGCGCTCTCGCCGCGCGGGTTGAGCTTCCACTACGAGTCGCGCTCGTTCGACGTCACCTGCGAGCTCACGTTCGACACCGCCGGCCTGATCCTGGCCTACCCGGGCATCGCCGTGAGGGACGCCTAG
- the tadA gene encoding tRNA adenosine(34) deaminase TadA — MVRHSDEHEAWMRLALHEAQDALVGGDVPVGAVVLDPAGRVIGRGRNERELHQDPTLHAEVVAIREAAAALGDWHLTDCTLVVTLEPCVMCAGAIVAARVARVVFGAWDEKAGAAGSLYDVLRDRRLNHRVEVVSGVAEVECGRVLREFFEDPLRRPAAPRPATPPATH; from the coding sequence GTGGTGCGGCACAGCGACGAACACGAAGCGTGGATGCGCCTGGCCCTCCACGAGGCACAGGACGCCCTGGTCGGCGGCGACGTTCCGGTCGGCGCGGTGGTGCTGGATCCGGCCGGCCGGGTGATCGGCCGCGGGCGCAACGAGCGGGAGCTGCACCAGGATCCCACCCTGCACGCCGAGGTGGTGGCCATCCGCGAGGCTGCCGCTGCGCTGGGGGACTGGCACCTCACCGACTGCACCCTGGTGGTGACCCTGGAGCCCTGTGTGATGTGCGCGGGCGCGATCGTGGCGGCCCGGGTGGCCCGGGTGGTTTTCGGCGCGTGGGACGAGAAGGCCGGCGCCGCCGGGTCGCTCTACGACGTGCTGCGCGACCGCCGGCTCAACCACCGGGTCGAAGTGGTGTCCGGGGTGGCCGAGGTTGAGTGCGGACGAGTGCTCAGGGAGTTCTTCGAGGATCCGCTGCGCCGCCCGGCTGCGCCCCGCCCGGCAACGCCGCCAGCCACTCACTGA
- the upp gene encoding uracil phosphoribosyltransferase yields MRVHVADHPLITHKLTVLRDQSTSSPMFRALVEELMTLLAYEGTRGVRVDEVTVQTPVSLARGVKISDPKPLVVPILRAGLGMLEGMVKLLPTAEVGFLGMARNEETLQPTTYAERLPDDLSDRQCFVLDPMLATGGSLIAAIEFLFDRGAVDVTAICILAAPEGLAAVEKALAGREVTIVLGAVDERLDEHGYIVPGLGDAGDRLYGLV; encoded by the coding sequence ATGCGAGTCCACGTAGCCGACCATCCGCTCATCACCCACAAGCTCACGGTGTTGCGTGACCAGAGCACCTCGTCGCCGATGTTCCGCGCGCTGGTGGAAGAGCTGATGACCCTGCTCGCGTACGAGGGCACCCGGGGCGTTCGCGTGGACGAGGTGACCGTGCAGACGCCCGTGTCGCTCGCCCGCGGTGTGAAGATCAGCGACCCCAAGCCCCTGGTTGTTCCGATCTTGCGCGCCGGGCTCGGCATGCTCGAGGGCATGGTCAAGCTGCTCCCCACTGCCGAGGTCGGATTCCTGGGCATGGCCCGCAATGAAGAGACCCTGCAGCCCACCACCTACGCCGAGCGTCTGCCCGACGACCTCTCCGACCGCCAGTGTTTCGTGCTCGACCCGATGCTGGCCACCGGCGGCTCCTTGATCGCAGCGATCGAGTTCCTCTTCGACCGCGGCGCCGTCGACGTCACGGCCATCTGCATCCTCGCCGCCCCTGAGGGCCTCGCCGCCGTCGAGAAGGCGCTGGCGGGCCGCGAGGTCACCATCGTGCTCGGCGCGGTGGACGAACGCCTCGACGAGCACGGCTACATCGTTCCCGGCCTCGGCGACGCCGGTGACCGCCTCTACGGCCTGGTCTGA
- a CDS encoding cation diffusion facilitator family transporter: MSASGGNKAIVAALLANLGIAITKFIAWFVSGSSSMLAEGVHSLADSGNQILLLIGGRKSKKAADAEHPFGYGRERYVYAFVVSIILFSVGGVFSIYEGIEKLQNPHELENAWLPILVLLVAIGLESFSLRTAVKESNHTRKNESWVQFIRHAKAPELPVVLLEDVAALTGLMLALGGVGLTVVTGDATWDAVGTLGIGVLLVLVAIVLGIETKSLLVGEGASVKDVDAIKSAILAGPETKNLIHLKTLYLGPDELLVAAKLSFDSGQRFSDVAAGIDTIEARIREAVPSARVIYLEPDLYIDPATVNPPTDAIVIKGRE, encoded by the coding sequence ATGAGCGCATCAGGCGGAAACAAGGCGATTGTGGCGGCACTGCTCGCCAACCTCGGCATCGCGATCACCAAGTTCATCGCCTGGTTCGTATCGGGGTCGTCCTCGATGCTGGCCGAGGGCGTGCACTCGCTCGCCGACTCGGGCAACCAGATCCTGCTGCTGATCGGCGGACGCAAGTCGAAGAAGGCGGCCGACGCCGAGCATCCGTTCGGTTACGGCCGCGAACGTTACGTGTACGCCTTCGTGGTGTCGATCATCCTGTTCTCCGTCGGCGGCGTGTTCTCGATCTACGAAGGCATCGAGAAGCTGCAGAACCCGCACGAACTCGAGAACGCCTGGTTGCCGATCCTGGTGCTGCTCGTGGCGATCGGCCTGGAGTCGTTCTCGCTGCGCACCGCGGTGAAGGAGTCCAACCACACCCGCAAGAACGAGAGCTGGGTGCAGTTCATCCGGCACGCCAAGGCCCCCGAACTCCCCGTCGTGCTGCTCGAAGACGTCGCGGCCCTCACCGGCCTGATGCTGGCGCTGGGCGGCGTGGGCCTCACCGTGGTCACCGGCGACGCCACCTGGGACGCCGTCGGCACCCTCGGCATCGGCGTGCTGCTTGTGCTGGTGGCCATCGTGCTGGGCATCGAGACCAAAAGCCTGCTGGTGGGCGAGGGCGCCAGCGTCAAGGATGTCGACGCCATCAAGTCCGCCATCCTGGCCGGCCCGGAGACGAAGAACCTCATCCACCTCAAGACGCTCTACCTCGGCCCGGACGAGCTGCTCGTCGCCGCCAAGCTCTCCTTCGACTCCGGGCAACGGTTCTCCGATGTCGCCGCGGGGATCGACACCATCGAAGCGCGCATCCGGGAGGCCGTGCCCAGTGCCCGCGTCATCTACCTCGAACCCGATCTCTATATCGACCCGGCCACGGTGAATCCGCCCACCGACGCGATCGTCATCAAGGGCCGCGAATGA